Proteins encoded together in one Bradyrhizobium sp. CB82 window:
- a CDS encoding tetratricopeptide repeat protein: MCGPQHSAPLPFLARSVLLGVSLSLGLALAAGPAAAGGALVDCVLGSKEPIPLLIAACTTIIDQTANAALDRAAALVVRADANAKTSGGLSDALKDLDRAIALDGRNARAFRLRGDLLREAGGDLNRAAADLSRAIELDPQDAEAYELRGVVYTHQRRLDRAIADYDQAIKLRPDYAQAWSDRGATHYLGGDHEKAIRDLSEALRLDPNRARSYTNRGAAYRKLGQLDKSIADDSEAIRIDPKVPEYYDNRGLSYADMREYDKAIADYDQALKLEQRPNFFTNRGDSYQFKGELGTALGDYEAALKLDPKFALAYNNRGVLYEKMGERAKALADYETVLRLDPGNDSATRGRRLMMAEIAKFGGTPVRPLNAPDHAGPSFDCATAKREVEKVICADPQLGVLDRQIAGTYARLLKSSSGRTAADLRRTQRDFLSARNTSFGRPGYDLKKAMQERLQRLNGLDS; encoded by the coding sequence ATGTGCGGTCCGCAGCATTCTGCGCCACTTCCGTTCCTTGCCAGATCCGTGCTGCTGGGCGTCAGCCTTTCGCTCGGCCTCGCCCTTGCTGCTGGCCCCGCCGCGGCGGGCGGCGCCTTGGTCGATTGCGTGCTCGGCAGCAAGGAGCCCATTCCGCTCCTCATCGCGGCCTGCACCACGATCATCGATCAGACCGCAAATGCGGCCCTCGACCGCGCCGCGGCGCTGGTGGTGCGCGCCGATGCCAATGCGAAAACCTCCGGCGGCTTGTCGGACGCCCTGAAGGATCTCGACCGAGCCATCGCGCTCGATGGCCGGAACGCCCGCGCCTTTCGCCTGCGCGGCGATCTCCTGCGCGAGGCCGGCGGCGATCTCAACCGCGCCGCCGCGGACCTCAGCAGGGCGATCGAGCTCGATCCGCAGGATGCCGAAGCTTACGAGCTGCGCGGCGTGGTCTACACCCATCAGCGCCGGCTCGACCGCGCCATTGCCGATTACGACCAGGCGATCAAGCTGAGGCCCGACTATGCCCAGGCCTGGTCCGACCGCGGCGCGACCCATTATCTCGGCGGCGACCACGAGAAGGCGATCCGCGATCTCAGCGAGGCGCTTCGGCTCGATCCGAACCGGGCGCGCAGCTACACCAATCGCGGCGCGGCCTACAGGAAGCTCGGCCAACTTGACAAGTCCATCGCCGACGACAGTGAAGCGATCCGGATCGATCCCAAGGTACCAGAATATTACGACAATCGCGGGCTGTCCTATGCCGACATGCGCGAGTACGACAAGGCGATCGCCGACTACGACCAGGCGCTCAAGCTGGAGCAGCGGCCGAACTTTTTCACCAACCGTGGCGATTCCTACCAGTTCAAGGGCGAACTCGGCACTGCGCTCGGCGACTACGAGGCCGCGCTGAAGCTCGACCCGAAGTTCGCGCTCGCCTACAACAACCGCGGCGTGCTCTACGAGAAGATGGGAGAGCGCGCGAAAGCGCTGGCCGATTACGAGACGGTGCTGCGGCTCGATCCCGGCAACGACAGCGCGACCAGAGGCCGCCGCCTCATGATGGCGGAGATCGCCAAGTTCGGCGGCACGCCGGTACGCCCGCTGAATGCGCCCGATCATGCCGGCCCGTCCTTCGATTGCGCCACCGCCAAGCGCGAGGTCGAGAAGGTGATCTGCGCCGACCCGCAGCTCGGCGTGCTCGACCGACAGATCGCTGGCACCTATGCGCGCCTGCTGAAATCGTCGAGCGGCCGCACCGCCGCCGATCTCCGCCGCACCCAGCGCGATTTTTTGAGTGCCCGCAACACGAGTTTCGGCCGGCCGGGCTACGATCTGAAGAAGGCCATGCAGGAGCGTTTGCAGCGGCTGAACGGGTTGGACAGCTAG
- a CDS encoding propionyl-CoA synthetase, giving the protein MNLQGSLEGKSRYHEVHARSLADPEGFWAEAAKEIDWIEPAKKIFDPAQGTYGCWFAGAVVNTCYNALDRHVERGRADQLALIHDSPLTNGITRFTYAELLKEVQALGAVMQDFGVAKGDRVLLYMPMVPEAVVAMLACARIGAVHSVVFGGFAAKELATRIDDAQPKLILSASCGIEPGRIVQYKPLLDEAIKLAAAQPKACIILQRPQHVCELTPSRDYDWASLRRKALNDGKRAPCVPVAATDPLYILYTSGTTGIPKGVVRDNGGHLVAVKWSMFNLYGVKPGEVWWCGSDIGWVVGHSYIVYGPLIHGATTVMYEGKPVGTPDAGAFWRVISEHKAVALFTAPTAFRAIRKEDPDGKFIRQYDLSKFRTLFLAGERADPPTVEWAETQLKVPVIDHWWQTETGWCIAGNPVGVGMLPVKHGSPTVPMPGYQVDVVDEAAKPVAANTMGSIVIKLPMPPGCLPTLWNQDARFKEAYLTEFPGYYKTSDAGYKDEDGYVWVMGRTDDIINVAGHRLSTGGMEEILASHPDVAECAVLGVKDAIKGEVPCGFLVLKAGVKRAPADIEKEIIALVRDKLGPVAAFKLAITVGRLPKTRSGKILRGTIKKIADGEPWTMPATIEDPKVLDEIGDALKGRM; this is encoded by the coding sequence ATGAACCTCCAAGGAAGCCTCGAAGGCAAGAGCCGATATCATGAGGTCCATGCGCGCTCGCTGGCCGATCCCGAAGGCTTCTGGGCCGAGGCCGCCAAGGAGATCGACTGGATCGAGCCGGCGAAGAAGATTTTCGACCCCGCTCAGGGCACCTATGGCTGCTGGTTCGCCGGTGCCGTCGTCAACACCTGCTACAACGCGCTCGACCGCCACGTCGAACGCGGCCGCGCCGACCAGCTCGCGCTGATCCATGATTCCCCGCTGACCAACGGCATCACCAGGTTTACCTACGCCGAACTTCTCAAAGAGGTGCAGGCGCTCGGCGCGGTCATGCAGGATTTCGGCGTTGCGAAGGGCGACCGCGTCCTCCTTTATATGCCGATGGTGCCGGAGGCGGTGGTCGCCATGCTCGCCTGTGCGCGCATCGGCGCGGTGCACTCGGTCGTGTTCGGCGGCTTTGCTGCCAAGGAGCTCGCCACCCGCATCGACGACGCGCAGCCGAAACTGATCCTCTCCGCAAGCTGCGGCATCGAGCCCGGCCGCATCGTGCAGTACAAGCCGCTGCTGGACGAGGCGATCAAGCTCGCGGCGGCGCAGCCGAAAGCCTGCATCATCCTGCAGCGTCCGCAGCACGTCTGCGAGCTGACTCCAAGCCGCGACTATGACTGGGCGAGCCTGCGCCGCAAGGCGCTGAACGACGGCAAGCGCGCGCCATGCGTGCCGGTCGCGGCCACCGATCCGCTGTACATCCTCTACACGTCGGGCACGACAGGCATTCCCAAGGGCGTGGTGCGCGACAACGGCGGGCATCTTGTCGCGGTGAAATGGTCGATGTTCAACCTCTACGGGGTCAAGCCGGGCGAGGTGTGGTGGTGCGGTTCCGACATCGGCTGGGTGGTCGGCCACAGCTACATCGTCTACGGCCCGCTGATCCATGGCGCGACCACGGTCATGTACGAGGGCAAGCCGGTCGGAACGCCCGACGCGGGTGCATTCTGGCGGGTGATAAGCGAACACAAGGCGGTGGCGCTGTTCACCGCGCCGACCGCGTTCCGCGCGATCCGGAAAGAAGATCCGGACGGAAAATTCATCCGGCAATATGACCTGTCGAAATTCCGCACGCTGTTCCTCGCCGGCGAGCGCGCCGATCCGCCGACGGTGGAATGGGCGGAAACGCAGTTGAAGGTGCCTGTCATCGACCACTGGTGGCAGACCGAGACCGGCTGGTGCATCGCCGGCAATCCGGTGGGCGTCGGCATGTTGCCGGTGAAGCACGGCTCGCCGACCGTGCCGATGCCGGGCTATCAGGTCGACGTGGTGGATGAGGCGGCCAAGCCCGTTGCCGCCAACACGATGGGCTCGATCGTCATCAAGCTGCCGATGCCGCCGGGCTGCCTGCCGACGCTTTGGAATCAGGACGCGCGTTTCAAGGAGGCCTATCTCACCGAATTCCCCGGCTACTACAAAACCTCCGATGCCGGCTACAAGGACGAGGACGGCTATGTCTGGGTCATGGGTCGTACCGACGACATCATCAACGTCGCCGGCCACAGGCTGTCGACCGGCGGCATGGAGGAGATTCTCGCTTCGCATCCGGATGTCGCCGAATGCGCCGTTCTCGGCGTCAAGGACGCGATCAAGGGCGAGGTGCCTTGCGGCTTCCTGGTGCTGAAGGCGGGCGTCAAGCGCGCGCCAGCCGACATCGAAAAGGAGATCATCGCGCTGGTGCGCGACAAGCTCGGCCCGGTCGCCGCCTTCAAGCTCGCCATCACCGTCGGCCGCCTGCCCAAGACGCGTTCCGGAAAAATTCTCCGCGGCACCATCAAGAAGATCGCCGATGGCGAGCCCTGGACCATGCCGGCCACCATCGAGGATCCCAAGGTGCTGGATGAAATCGGGGATGCGTTGAAGGGCAGGATGTGA
- a CDS encoding DUF6494 family protein, which yields MNEDKFNTSLRQFLKQVGVTSQREIEKAVRDAIASGRIKGHAKLKAKMVLTIDSLGLSHEVKDEIELG from the coding sequence ATGAACGAGGACAAGTTCAATACCAGCCTGCGTCAATTCCTGAAGCAAGTCGGCGTCACCTCGCAGCGTGAGATCGAGAAAGCCGTGCGCGATGCGATCGCATCAGGCAGGATCAAGGGCCACGCGAAGCTGAAGGCGAAGATGGTGTTGACGATCGACAGCCTCGGACTTAGCCATGAGGTGAAGGACGAGATCGAGCTCGGGTAA